In the Calderihabitans maritimus genome, AAAAGCGGAAAACCTTGCCTCCCAGGTGGGAGTAGTTCTCAACTTCCTGGGGGGTAACTTGCAGGAATTGAGTAACCAGTTGGAAGAAATACAGCAGAGACAGCTACTGGGGTTGCGTATCATTAAAGCTCAAGAAGAAGAGCGCAAGCGGGTGGCACGGGAGATTCACGACGGTCCGGCTCAATCTCTTGCCAATGTTATCTTGAGAGCGGAGATTTGTGAAAAACTGCTGGCTATTGACCCTTCCCGGGTGGGGAAGGAGCTCTCCGAGCTCAAAAATTTGGTTAAGCAGAGTCTACAGGATGTACGTAAGATTATCTTTGACCTCCGTCCGATGGTACTGGATGATTTGGGATTGATTCCGACTCTGAAAAGGTTCATGGCCAATCTGCAGGAAGAGAGCAAATTGGAAGTGGATTTTACCGTTCTGGGACAGGAAGAAAGATTAGCTCCAGCTTTAGAGGTAGCCGTTTTTCGTTTGGTACAGGAGGCGCTAAATAACGTTAAAAAACATGCGCGGGCTTCTCGAGTTCAGGTCAGGCTGGAAACAACTCCCGAACGGATAAATGTTAGTGTAAAAGATAACGGTTGTGGTTTTAACCCTCAGGAGGTGTTTGGCGGGAAGGGAGAATCCTACGGGTTGATAGGGATGAGGGAGAGAGTAGAGCTTTTGGAAGGAAAGATTAATATTGATTCTGCTCCAGGTAAGGGAACTCAGATCAGGATTAGCATTCCTTTGCAGAAACGGGAGTGATTTTTATGGAGGTTATAAAGGTTCTGATTGCTGATGACCACTCTTTAATCCGGGAAGGGTTGCGAAAAATACTACTGCTGGAGCCAAGGATAGTTATTTGTGGAGAAGCAAGCGACGGGCAGGAAGCCGTGGAATTAACTCGAAGATATCGGCCTGATATTGTACTAATGGATATCAATATGCCTAATGTAAATGGATTGGAGGCTACTCGCCTTATAAAACGAGAATTTCCGTCCACCAAAGTGATAGTTTTAACCATACACGACGATGAAGAATACGTCACTGAACTTTTTAAAGCGGGGGCCAGCGGGTATGTTCTTAAAGATATCGATGCGCACGATCTTATAAAGGTAGTTCTAGAAGTAGCAGAGGGTAAACCAGCTTTGCATCCTTCTCTCACTCCTAAAGTCATTCATGGATTACAGCAATTGGCCAAAGAAAAAGAGATGGTTCAGAGCCCACCCTTGACCAAGCGGGAAGTGGAGATTCTTAAATTGATTGCTCAGGGATTTTCCAATCGGGAGATCGGGGAGAAGTTGTTCATCAGCGAAAAAACCGTCAAAAATCATATTACTAATATTTTTCGAAAGATTAAGGTAGAGGATCGAACTCAGGCTGCCCTTTATGCGGTTAAGCATAAACTGGTTGAGTTATAGAGACAATTGTTATCAATTGTCTCTTTTAATTTTTGGGACCGAAGTCCTATGTAAATTAAGACTTTGGCTCGATAGGAAG is a window encoding:
- a CDS encoding sensor histidine kinase, producing MVVDVRALDKVIKQTLATLEKSRDQILDIADNARSERERIKAELQEIQNQVKKTIDEVDLLERKEKQARIRLMEVSRNFHKYTEEDMRQAYEKARQLQIRLGLLRERETQLRLRRDQLEISLRKLEETVEKAENLASQVGVVLNFLGGNLQELSNQLEEIQQRQLLGLRIIKAQEEERKRVAREIHDGPAQSLANVILRAEICEKLLAIDPSRVGKELSELKNLVKQSLQDVRKIIFDLRPMVLDDLGLIPTLKRFMANLQEESKLEVDFTVLGQEERLAPALEVAVFRLVQEALNNVKKHARASRVQVRLETTPERINVSVKDNGCGFNPQEVFGGKGESYGLIGMRERVELLEGKINIDSAPGKGTQIRISIPLQKRE
- a CDS encoding response regulator, producing MEVIKVLIADDHSLIREGLRKILLLEPRIVICGEASDGQEAVELTRRYRPDIVLMDINMPNVNGLEATRLIKREFPSTKVIVLTIHDDEEYVTELFKAGASGYVLKDIDAHDLIKVVLEVAEGKPALHPSLTPKVIHGLQQLAKEKEMVQSPPLTKREVEILKLIAQGFSNREIGEKLFISEKTVKNHITNIFRKIKVEDRTQAALYAVKHKLVEL